The following proteins are co-located in the Salvelinus sp. IW2-2015 linkage group LG36, ASM291031v2, whole genome shotgun sequence genome:
- the LOC111959634 gene encoding trace amine-associated receptor 13c-like, with amino-acid sequence MEEHEDVQYCFQDRNSSCRKAFLSTSIYITLYIFFSVISAVTVFLNVLVIISISHFKQLHTPTNLLILSLAGADLLVGLIVIPVTTVAIMESCWGFGEYFCVFHLYMALFCTSLSLGNLVLISIDRYVAVCDPLLYHSKITITRXMCXISITWCCCIIYRAAIIKSFVNVQVPSRCLNECFIVEGISWSNIVEIVITMVVPCSIIITLYLKIFVVASSQARKVFSKEAVSVSGVKTAQTNKSERKAAKTLSIVVINYFICWIPSLLVFFFLSFVSENVSLFIRFLPLVNSLINPIIYAFFYPWFKVTAIHILTLKVWH; translated from the coding sequence ATGGAGGAACATGAAGATGTTCAATACTGTTTTCAAGACAGAAACTCTTCCTGCAGAAAGGCTTTCCTATCGACATCTATCTACATAACACTGTACATCTTCTTCTCAGTGATTTCAGCTGTTACAGTGTTTTTGAACGTACTGGtgatcatctccatctctcacttcaagcagctccacactccaaccaacctgctcatcctctctctggctggGGCAGATCTCCTGGTGGGACTGATTGTGATACCAGTAACGACTGTAGCAATAATGGAATCATGCTGGGGTTTTGGggaatatttctgtgtgtttcattTATATATGGCATTATTTTGTACTTCTTTATCTCTGGGCAATTTGGTCTTGATATCTATTGACCgctatgttgctgtgtgtgatcccttattgtaccactctaaaataacaataacaagaatSATGTGTRMTATATCCATTACCTGGTGTTGTTGTATCATATACCGTGCTGCTATTATAAAAAGCTTTGTAAATGTACAGGTACCCAGTcggtgtttgaatgaatgttttatTGTTGAAGGAATATCCTGGAGTAATATCGTTGAAATTGTAATTACAATGGTTGTCCCATGCTCTATTAttataacactttatttgaaaatCTTTGTGGTGGCCAGCTCACAGGCCAGAAAGGTATTTTCAAAAGAGGCTGTCAGTGTGTCTGGTGTTAAAACTGCACAGACAAATAAGTCTGAGAGAAAAGCAGCAAAAACTCTGTCTATTGTTGTTATCAACTATTTCATTTGTTGGATTCCATCTCTattggttttcttttttttgtcttttgtaaGTGAAAATGTATCACTTTTCATCCGTTTTCTGCCACTTGTTAATTCCTTAATTAATCCAATAATTTATGCTTTCTTTTATCCATGGTTCAAAGTGACAGCTATACATATTTTAACTCTGAAGGTATGGCATTGA